The Treponema sp. Marseille-Q3903 genomic interval GAAGTGTATATCTTGAGGCGCTTGCTCACACAAAAACTGCAGTGTTCGACAAGACAGGAACTCTTACAAAGGGAAATTTCGTTGTAACTCATGTACATGCGACAGACAAATCAATCTCAAACGGAGAACTCCTTGCCCTCGCTACGCACACAGAAATGTTTTCAACGCATCCTATTTCAGCATCTCTAAAAGCCGCTCATCACGATAAATGTTGTGAAAACGTAAAACTCGAAAATATTGAAGAGATTGCCGGCAAAGGAATTAAAGCAACTGTAAATGGGAAAGAAGTCCTTGCAGGAAATACAAAATTGATGGATATGTTCAATATCGAATATCATGAATGTGCGGAACATCAAGATGGAACAGTAGTTCACATCGCCTGCAACGAAAAATACGCCGGTCATATTGTGATAAGCGATGAAATTAAAGATGATTCGCAGCAAGCGATTGAAGGGCTCAAGAAGATTGGAGTTGAAAATGTTGTGATGTTGACAGGAGACAACGAAAAGGCTGCCCACACAGTTGCGGAAAAACTCGGACTCCACAAAGTATATGATCAGCTCTTGAGCGAAGATAAACTGAAAAAAGTTGAAGAGCTTCTCAAAGATTTACAAAAAGGTGGAAAAAAACGCGGAACGCTGATTTTCACAGGAGACGGAATCAACGACGCTCCTGTTCTTGCACGTGCCGACGCAGGTATTGCGATGGGCGCAATCGGAAGTGACGCAGCAATTGAAGCAGCCGATATAATCATCATGGAAGACAAACCGTCTAAACTTGTTGAAGGCATTAAGATAAGCAGACGCACGTTACGCATAGTCTACGAAAATCTAATCGGCTCGCTTGGAATAAAAGGACTGATTTTGATTTTCAGTGCATTCGGACTTACAAATATGTGGATTGCGGTGTTCGGAGATGTCGGAGTCACAATTCTCGCTGTGCTCAATTGTCTCAGATTGTTGAAGGACAAGAAATAAGCTAAAATGTTCGAATGAATTTAAACAACATTGTAATAGTTTTAGACAACCCTGACGAATCGCGCAATATCGGAGCGGCTTGCAGGGCAATGGCAAACAATGATATTTCAGATTTACGCATTGTCGGAAAGCCTGAAGACTATGACATAGAACACATCCATGTGCTGGCAATTCACGCCGGCACAATTTTTGACAATGCTCATTTTTATTCATCTATAAAGCAAGCAACTGCAGACTGTGCGATTTCTGCGGGAACTACAAGGCGGCGCGGAAAAAAACGCGGAAAATTGCTGCTCCCTGAAGAATTTGCAGAGATGGTAGATAAAATCACTTGCGACCAAAAAAATCTGACAAATGTGGAAAACGACACAACGGCGGAGACAAGTTCAAGAGTTGCAATAATTTTTGGAAACGAGCGTACAGGACTTACAGATTCCCAGCTGGAGCAATGCAACCTCGGCATCACAATCCCGTCATCTGACAATTTCGGCTCACTAAACTTAAGCCACGCAGTTCAAATTATATGTTATCACATGTTCCGCCAAAATCTTAAAAGTAAAGCCGAATACAAAGGGTACACCCCTCTTACTCTTGAACGTTTGGCAAAGACAGTGAAGACAATTACAGATGACATGCATAAAATCGGGTTTTTCAAAATGCCCGGTCGCAAAGATATGGAAAATTTCTGGACGAATATTTTAAGCCGCGCAAGCCTTTCCGAAGGCGAAGCAAAATATCTTGAGAAAACATTCGATAAAATTGCAGGACTCGCATCAAAAAACTTTGGCATTCCGGACGAAAAATAATATAAGTGCAAAATAAGTGCTAGGCAAAATCCCGCCCTATTTGCTGACATACAACCCGATTTGCTGTATTTTTCAGTTTTGTCTGATATAATAACTTTATGAAATACAAACATCTGCTTTTTGATTTAGACAATACATTATATCCTTCGTCTTCTGATATGGACAAAGGAATTACACGCCGAATGCTTGAATGCGTCGCAGAATATTTTAACTGTAGCATAGAGCGAGCGATAGAGCTGCGCAAAGAGCGAATCACACATTATTCAACGACTTTGGAATGGCTCCGCTCGGAGGGAATGTCTGATATTGAAAAATTTTTAGCACATGTCCACCCACAAAATGAAGCAGATGAATTGCAGCCACAACCTCATCTACGAGAGTTTTTACAGAGTCTTCCGCTTCCAATGTCTATTTTGACAAACGCCCCACACGAACACGCAGACAGAGTATTATCAAAACTTGGTGTAGCAGATTTATTTCAAACTGTAACAGATATCAGAGATACGGGTTTCAATGGAAAACCATATCCAAGTGCTTACAAAGCTGCATTAAATAAAGTTGGAGCAGACTTAGAGACAACTCTGTTTTTAGATGACATGCAAAAATACACTGATGGGTGGTGTGCATTAGGCGGAACTTCCGTTTTAATTGGAGACAAAAATGGAAGACCGCTATCAAAAGATGCAAAATCAATGGCTAATGCCGAACAAAATAAAAAGGGGCGTACAATCAGGCTCAAATCTATATATGAAGTTCCTGAAATTTTATAATGATAATCATGGTTAAATTATGAAGCACATCTTATGCATTTGCCTTAGCGCAACAATTCAGCGAACAATCACTTTTGAAAATATAAAACTGGCGTGCGTAAACCGTTCGGAGCATTACAGAATAGACGCATCAGGAAAAGCAGTCAATTCTGCACGCGTGCTAAACATGCTTGAAAAAGGATGCGCTTTGACAATCTGCCCTCTGGGCAAAGAAAATAAAGAGCTCTTTGAAAAACTAGCAGAAAGCGACAATCTGAACCTCTTGTTTGTGACAATTCCCGGCAGCACTCGGCAATGCTGGACTTTGCTAGACAAAACCGCCGGCACAACGACAGAGCTCGTCGTAAGTGAACCCAAAATTATCGATGCAGAAAAAGAAGTCACAGAAAATAAGCTTTTAAAATTAATCGTAGATTCTCTTCCAAAAGTTGATGCTGTCATCCTCTCCGGCAGCCGTCCTGATTTTTGGAGTGAAGACCTTTATGCAACAATCGCCGGGATTTCAAAAGACAATAAAAAAATATTTCTTGCCGACTATATTGGGAAAGACCTTGTGAAGACAATTGAAACTGCAACTCCTGATATCATCAAAATAAATGATGAAGAATATTGCAAAACTTTCGGGCTGAAATTCCCATTGAGCGAGTCCGAACTAAAATCAAATATCACAGAAAAAAGCCGCAAATACAAAAATATCATCATCATCACTCGCGGCATGGAATCTACACTTGCGGCAAATTGCGGAGACTTTTTTGAATGTCCAACAGAAAAAGTGACTGCTGTAAACACGACAGCTTGCGGCGACAGTTTTAATGCGGGATTTTTATATCAGTATTTATCGTCAGGTGATATACCTTCGGCGCTAAAAAAAGGAACGTGGTGTGCCGCCCGAAACGCAGAAGTTGAAGCTCCGGGCAGCATTTCTTAAAATAGCTACTTGCTCAACAAATTATTCAAATGTTTAACAAATTCGGCAGGTTCTTTAAGTTCAACCCCGGCAATCAAAAGCGCTTGTCCGAGCAAAACCTCAGAAACATCTTCTATCAATGCTTTATCATCTGAATCCTTTAGTTTTGCAACAAGCGGATGTTCTCCGTTCACTTCAAGGATCGGTCTTAGTTCAGGTCCCGATTGCCCCATAGCTTTCATCATCTGAATCATCTGATAGCTCGGATCATTTTCATCAACGACAATACAAGACGGATTTTCACCACTTAGAGTCTTTGAAAGTTTTACATCTTTGACTTTATCACCGAGTTCTTTCTTGATTTTTTCAACGACAGGTTTGAACGCTTCAGCTTTTTTTTCGGCTTCAGCTTTATCGCCACCGAGATCTTCATCAGAACCGGAACGATTTACAGCTTTGAGTTCAATCTCATTTTTATATTTTCCAAATCCCGGAATTACAATATCGTCGATATCATCATCCATCACGAGAACTTCAAAACCTTTTTCAACATACGCTTTAAGAAGAGGGTTTGCTCGGAGGTTCTTCTCATCGCTGCCGCTGATGTAGAAAATTGCTTTTTGTTCAGGTTTCATTCTCTGAACGTAGTCTGCAAGGCTCGTGTAATTTCCATCTCCGGTTCCGCTTGCATCTGTAGATTTAAATCTTACAATTTCTGCAATTTCATCGCGGTTCGCATAATCAGAATACAAGCCTTCTTTCATCGGGCGATTGAATGCAGCAACAAATTTACTCCATTTTTCAATTGCTTTTTTGTCGTCTTCCGTGCGGTCTTTTTCTGCGATTTTTCGCGCTTTGTCAGCATCTTCACCCATTTTTTTGAATTCGCTTAGCAATTTTTTTACAGACGCAGATTTTATGTTTTCGAGAATTTTGTTTTGCTGAAGAATCTCTCGGCTGACGTTCAAAGGTAAATCTTCGGAATCGATAATACCGCGCACAAAACGCAAATAGCTCGGTAAAAGTTCACGGTCGTCATCTGTGATAAATACGCGCTTTACATAAAGTTTAACACCGCTCTTGTAGTCAGCCTGATACATATCATACGGAGCAGTCTGCGGAACATAGAACAAAGTCGTATATTCCTGAGTTCCTTCTGCATGAGTGTGAATATAAAGGAGAGGATCTTGTCCATCGTGTCCAAAAGTCTTGTAAAACTCATTGTAGTCAGCTTCTTTGAGCTCGCTCTTTGAGCGTTTCCACAAAGCCGAAGCGCTGTTTACCTGCTCAACTTTGCTTTCGCTGCCAGTCTCTTTGCCTTTATCATCATATTTTTTTTGCTCGTAATGAAGATAAATAGGAAACGCAATGTGGTCTGAATAACGCTTTATCAATTCCTCAATTTTCCATCGGCTTGCAAATTCCTTGCTGTCATCATTTAAATGCATCTCAATCGCAGAACCTGTTTTTTCCGGATTGTCAAAACCGTATTTTTTAGCAGCGTCAGAATCGGCAGCAACCTCTTCAATTTCGTATGAGTTTGTTCCGTCAGAAGACCAGTGCCAGATTTTTCCATCGGAAGCGGCTTTTCTAGTGTAAACATCGATTTTGCCGGCAGCCATAAATGCCGAATAAAATCCAACTCCGAACTGCCCAATCAAAGCAGAATCTTTTGCCGCTTCTGCAGTCAGTTTTTCCATAAAGGCTTTTGTACCGGAACGCGCG includes:
- a CDS encoding RNA methyltransferase; this encodes MNLNNIVIVLDNPDESRNIGAACRAMANNDISDLRIVGKPEDYDIEHIHVLAIHAGTIFDNAHFYSSIKQATADCAISAGTTRRRGKKRGKLLLPEEFAEMVDKITCDQKNLTNVENDTTAETSSRVAIIFGNERTGLTDSQLEQCNLGITIPSSDNFGSLNLSHAVQIICYHMFRQNLKSKAEYKGYTPLTLERLAKTVKTITDDMHKIGFFKMPGRKDMENFWTNILSRASLSEGEAKYLEKTFDKIAGLASKNFGIPDEK
- the htpG gene encoding molecular chaperone HtpG produces the protein MAKYQFQTEVNQLLKLIIHSLYSNKDIFLREIISNGSDALDKLKYLTVSDDAYKSINFEPRIDISFDEKNPTLTVQDTGIGMNDEDLTNNLGTIARSGTKAFMEKLTAEAAKDSALIGQFGVGFYSAFMAAGKIDVYTRKAASDGKIWHWSSDGTNSYEIEEVAADSDAAKKYGFDNPEKTGSAIEMHLNDDSKEFASRWKIEELIKRYSDHIAFPIYLHYEQKKYDDKGKETGSESKVEQVNSASALWKRSKSELKEADYNEFYKTFGHDGQDPLLYIHTHAEGTQEYTTLFYVPQTAPYDMYQADYKSGVKLYVKRVFITDDDRELLPSYLRFVRGIIDSEDLPLNVSREILQQNKILENIKSASVKKLLSEFKKMGEDADKARKIAEKDRTEDDKKAIEKWSKFVAAFNRPMKEGLYSDYANRDEIAEIVRFKSTDASGTGDGNYTSLADYVQRMKPEQKAIFYISGSDEKNLRANPLLKAYVEKGFEVLVMDDDIDDIVIPGFGKYKNEIELKAVNRSGSDEDLGGDKAEAEKKAEAFKPVVEKIKKELGDKVKDVKLSKTLSGENPSCIVVDENDPSYQMIQMMKAMGQSGPELRPILEVNGEHPLVAKLKDSDDKALIEDVSEVLLGQALLIAGVELKEPAEFVKHLNNLLSK
- a CDS encoding 1-phosphofructokinase family hexose kinase: MKHILCICLSATIQRTITFENIKLACVNRSEHYRIDASGKAVNSARVLNMLEKGCALTICPLGKENKELFEKLAESDNLNLLFVTIPGSTRQCWTLLDKTAGTTTELVVSEPKIIDAEKEVTENKLLKLIVDSLPKVDAVILSGSRPDFWSEDLYATIAGISKDNKKIFLADYIGKDLVKTIETATPDIIKINDEEYCKTFGLKFPLSESELKSNITEKSRKYKNIIIITRGMESTLAANCGDFFECPTEKVTAVNTTACGDSFNAGFLYQYLSSGDIPSALKKGTWCAARNAEVEAPGSIS
- a CDS encoding HAD-IA family hydrolase, with translation MKYKHLLFDLDNTLYPSSSDMDKGITRRMLECVAEYFNCSIERAIELRKERITHYSTTLEWLRSEGMSDIEKFLAHVHPQNEADELQPQPHLREFLQSLPLPMSILTNAPHEHADRVLSKLGVADLFQTVTDIRDTGFNGKPYPSAYKAALNKVGADLETTLFLDDMQKYTDGWCALGGTSVLIGDKNGRPLSKDAKSMANAEQNKKGRTIRLKSIYEVPEIL